The Paenibacillus sp. MBLB1832 genome has a window encoding:
- a CDS encoding DUF2975 domain-containing protein, which translates to MISLNLVLDARVHPDTAYFLIPFLVCSYGFCTAFSVSLYQAYKLLTYIEKNIAFSDLSLKALKIIKKCAFAVIFLIVIAIVSLRVLASAIDSDDPAGPTSLCLMGILVTSIFAAIVDALQKPLINAPDIQSKNE; encoded by the coding sequence CTGATTTCCCTAAATTTAGTTCTTGATGCAAGGGTACATCCTGATACTGCTTACTTCCTAATCCCCTTTTTAGTATGTTCATACGGATTCTGTACTGCGTTTTCTGTTTCGTTATATCAAGCATATAAACTATTAACCTACATCGAAAAGAACATTGCTTTCTCTGACTTATCTCTTAAAGCTTTGAAGATTATTAAGAAATGTGCATTTGCCGTCATTTTCCTCATTGTGATAGCGATCGTGAGCTTGAGGGTGCTTGCTAGTGCTATAGATAGTGATGATCCAGCGGGTCCTACCTCATTATGTCTAATGGGTATTTTAGTAACAAGTATCTTCGCAGCCATTGTGGACGCGCTTCAAAAGCCATTAATAAATGCCCCAGATATACAGTCAAAAAATGAATGA
- a CDS encoding HD-GYP domain-containing protein: MSYIIKIGTIFKQTELDFLRELLGKTLKYDVTTSYGLVLVPSRTVLNQEHLDLFRHHRIDAMDIVTTSQIDTPQGTALSNDSTGRLVQKATQYAKDLFERIQTQKKIPLLEIKNDLIPIVQEAAENPDLYKLFQAVKAKDEYTHQHNIGVGILSTLIGKWLDLADQEVALLSLAATMHDVGKIKVSQEILLKPGKLTTEEYEEIKKHTILGYNMLRETVGINYRVALVALQHHERADGKGYPLQLQDHQLDKMSRIVAVADVFHAMSSKRPYHDVMPFYEVVSRLRKGFFGELDPNIVSVFLQNMICNLVGRQVLLTDGRWGEVVYINPTDDTHPLVKIENTFLDLSKERHIHIKEVVT; this comes from the coding sequence TTGTCGTATATAATTAAAATTGGTACTATTTTCAAACAAACGGAGTTGGATTTCTTGAGAGAGCTGCTGGGTAAAACCTTAAAGTATGATGTGACAACAAGCTACGGGCTCGTCTTAGTTCCAAGCCGAACGGTGCTTAATCAAGAGCACCTGGATTTGTTTCGTCATCACCGCATTGATGCGATGGATATCGTAACAACATCACAAATTGATACGCCGCAAGGAACTGCTCTCTCTAATGATTCAACAGGGCGTCTTGTCCAGAAGGCGACACAATATGCCAAAGATTTATTTGAACGCATTCAAACGCAGAAGAAAATTCCGCTGCTGGAGATCAAGAATGATTTGATCCCCATCGTGCAGGAGGCAGCTGAAAATCCAGATTTATACAAGCTTTTCCAAGCTGTGAAAGCGAAGGATGAGTATACGCATCAGCACAATATTGGTGTGGGCATTCTTTCGACGCTGATTGGCAAATGGCTGGACTTAGCCGATCAGGAGGTTGCCTTGCTTTCGCTGGCAGCTACGATGCATGACGTTGGCAAGATTAAGGTATCCCAAGAAATTTTGTTGAAGCCAGGGAAGCTTACGACCGAAGAGTACGAGGAAATTAAGAAGCACACGATCCTAGGCTACAATATGCTCCGCGAGACTGTCGGCATTAACTACCGTGTCGCGCTTGTTGCGCTGCAGCATCACGAGCGGGCCGATGGCAAGGGCTATCCGCTCCAGCTGCAGGATCATCAATTGGATAAAATGAGTCGTATCGTCGCGGTGGCCGATGTTTTCCACGCCATGTCCTCCAAGCGGCCCTACCATGATGTAATGCCATTTTACGAAGTCGTCAGCCGATTAAGAAAAGGTTTCTTCGGAGAGCTGGATCCGAATATCGTGTCCGTTTTCCTTCAGAATATGATTTGCAATCTTGTCGGGCGCCAAGTCCTGCTCACGGACGGACGTTGGGGCGAAGTTGTCTACATCAACCCCACCGATGATACGCATCCGCTCGTAAAAATTGAGAATACATTCCTCGATCTCAGCAAGGAAAGACACATTCACATCAAAGAAGTGGTCACCTAA
- a CDS encoding PqqD family protein: MDHEITTQRKVYTRPMVLSQQPVSVDGAAATKRNQADLFRMNDYESIQLDKEWIILNTDAYSLTKLNGVGGFCWSMLHTTQTVSSISDAVRKEFQFVDETVEADIEAFLQDLIDRGLVQHT, encoded by the coding sequence ATGGATCATGAAATCACCACACAGCGTAAAGTATATACGCGTCCCATGGTCTTAAGTCAGCAGCCCGTCTCTGTAGACGGTGCTGCTGCAACCAAACGGAATCAGGCGGATTTATTTCGCATGAATGACTATGAGTCTATCCAGCTGGATAAAGAATGGATTATTTTGAACACCGATGCGTATAGCTTAACGAAGCTTAATGGCGTTGGGGGGTTCTGTTGGTCTATGCTTCATACAACCCAGACGGTGAGCTCGATTAGCGATGCTGTACGTAAAGAATTTCAATTTGTGGATGAAACCGTGGAAGCGGATATTGAGGCGTTTCTGCAGGATCTGATCGATCGCGGTCTGGTTCAACATACGTAA
- a CDS encoding CpsD/CapB family tyrosine-protein kinase → MRRPSTNTSHAVMTPILPNSMALEAYRSLRFNIECSVFGRDAKTISITSSSRGEGKTTTAVHLAVAYAQIGKKVLLLDADLRNPSIHFVFDMENRRGLTNYLEGQATRHEIVRETIVDHLSFISGGPLTQNPSGLLASQRMDTLLAELSEEYDVIIVDTPSLLTISDAKIMATKCDGVLLIIEHGQLKRNVAKKVKEELALANAKLIGVVLNEVTNHPANAYL, encoded by the coding sequence ATGCGAAGACCATCTACTAATACGAGTCATGCGGTTATGACACCAATTCTTCCGAATTCCATGGCCTTAGAAGCATACCGCTCCTTGCGATTTAATATTGAATGTTCCGTATTTGGCCGCGATGCGAAGACGATTTCCATTACATCTTCCAGTCGCGGCGAAGGAAAAACAACAACAGCCGTTCATCTCGCTGTGGCCTATGCGCAAATTGGCAAAAAAGTGCTGCTGCTAGATGCGGATTTGCGCAATCCCTCGATTCACTTCGTTTTTGATATGGAGAATCGACGCGGATTGACGAATTACCTCGAGGGACAGGCGACGCGTCATGAAATTGTTCGAGAGACCATCGTGGATCATCTCTCCTTTATTTCAGGGGGGCCGCTTACCCAGAATCCTTCAGGCCTCTTGGCTTCACAGCGCATGGATACACTGCTTGCTGAGCTGAGCGAGGAATACGATGTGATTATCGTGGACACCCCTTCGCTGCTGACGATTTCGGATGCCAAGATTATGGCGACCAAGTGCGACGGTGTGCTCTTGATTATTGAACATGGACAATTGAAGCGCAATGTGGCGAAAAAAGTAAAAGAAGAGCTCGCCTTAGCGAATGCGAAGCTAATCGGGGTTGTTCTTAATGAAGTGACGAATCATCCAGCCAATGCCTATCTCTAG
- a CDS encoding type 2 periplasmic-binding domain-containing protein has product MRKWKWMASTMAVVFSIGVIGCSNDTDTSKPANTNPAESAKSAAETPKAQQGPTKFSISLRTLNFDYVEKAANLNEDKWVKELEKKTNTDLDIQLVPHAEFEKKMVQMFATGDIPDVVQAGAGTSGKELAGSVQAGVFLELNDLIKQYAPNLLKVIPQAAWDEVTLNGKIYAIPEFISQPSRRATWVREDLMKKAGITKDPKTVDEYLEMLRAFKKIGVEHPFMGRQDFKYADLFFGAYDVYPYSSQYEVVDGKVQPKFFDTENMQKALTTYKTMFDEGLINKEFATINPTNFKNIILSGKAGMWEMNAQELIQWETQLKSAVPDAKIKIIPSPVGTDGKGGGYLYSSGARAYFINSKINKDKIPGILKFFEWQVSEEADKWFDTTLPINPKTDAEVSEQRYLSGFLHMVKDDAYRKQILNATPEGQSLLKTFETILPNEGRGGLEFDTALPAMVKNPDIAALSDTGAPLLIGHMVKMVYGKEPISDWPKVIEEWKSKGGNDALKEANDVYQKKSGYKLRGPEAQKWKQ; this is encoded by the coding sequence ATGAGAAAGTGGAAATGGATGGCGAGTACAATGGCGGTTGTATTTAGCATTGGCGTGATCGGTTGCTCGAATGACACTGACACTAGCAAGCCGGCTAATACGAACCCTGCAGAGTCGGCTAAGTCCGCAGCAGAGACGCCGAAAGCGCAGCAAGGCCCAACGAAGTTTAGTATCTCGTTGCGTACGCTTAACTTTGACTATGTAGAAAAAGCGGCCAACCTGAACGAGGACAAATGGGTGAAAGAACTTGAGAAAAAAACGAATACCGACCTTGATATTCAACTGGTCCCTCATGCCGAATTCGAAAAGAAAATGGTCCAAATGTTTGCCACAGGCGACATTCCGGATGTTGTGCAAGCTGGCGCCGGCACCAGCGGGAAAGAGCTAGCAGGCTCCGTGCAAGCAGGCGTATTTCTGGAGCTGAACGATCTGATTAAGCAGTATGCGCCGAATTTGCTGAAGGTAATTCCGCAAGCGGCTTGGGATGAAGTAACGCTTAACGGCAAAATCTATGCGATTCCGGAATTTATTTCTCAGCCATCCCGCAGAGCGACTTGGGTACGTGAAGATTTAATGAAGAAGGCAGGTATTACGAAGGATCCGAAAACGGTTGACGAATACCTCGAAATGCTGCGCGCCTTCAAGAAGATTGGCGTCGAGCACCCGTTCATGGGACGTCAGGATTTTAAATACGCCGATTTATTCTTCGGGGCTTATGACGTATATCCGTATTCGAGCCAATATGAAGTCGTTGACGGCAAAGTTCAGCCGAAATTTTTCGATACCGAGAATATGCAAAAAGCGTTGACAACGTATAAAACGATGTTTGACGAAGGCCTGATCAACAAAGAATTCGCAACAATCAATCCGACGAATTTCAAAAATATTATTTTGAGCGGTAAAGCAGGCATGTGGGAAATGAATGCTCAGGAGCTCATTCAATGGGAAACACAATTGAAGTCAGCTGTGCCTGATGCGAAAATTAAAATTATTCCTTCCCCAGTAGGAACAGACGGCAAGGGCGGCGGTTATTTATATTCCTCCGGAGCGCGTGCATACTTTATTAACTCCAAAATTAATAAAGACAAAATTCCGGGCATTCTGAAGTTCTTTGAATGGCAAGTATCGGAAGAAGCGGACAAATGGTTTGACACAACCCTTCCGATCAACCCGAAAACGGATGCGGAAGTTTCCGAGCAACGCTATTTGAGCGGATTCCTTCATATGGTGAAGGACGATGCTTACCGTAAGCAAATTTTGAATGCAACACCGGAAGGGCAATCCTTACTCAAAACGTTCGAAACGATTTTACCGAATGAAGGACGCGGAGGTCTAGAGTTCGATACGGCGCTTCCAGCTATGGTAAAAAACCCGGATATCGCCGCTTTGTCTGATACAGGAGCTCCACTACTAATTGGGCACATGGTCAAAATGGTGTATGGCAAAGAGCCGATCTCGGATTGGCCGAAGGTTATCGAAGAGTGGAAGTCGAAAGGCGGAAACGATGCATTGAAGGAAGCAAATGACGTTTACCAAAAGAAAAGCGGCTACAAGCTGCGCGGTCCAGAAGCGCAAAAGTGGAAGCAATAA
- the ade gene encoding adenine deaminase: protein MTYTTQRNKLTDVSRTLAKVALGELPADLVITNGTLVNVHSGELIPHMDVAISSGRIAYIGQAQHTIGEQTKVIDAAGKYMTPGLLDGHMHVESTMLSVTEFAKAGLAKGTTAIFMDPHEIANVFGAEGVRLMHEEGQGLPLKVFTTFPSCVPATSDLEDAGASLEVADIEAGLQWDNVSGLGEVMNFPGVVFGDPKMCGEIAATIASGKAVTGHFPSEDDRMLQAYLASGVTSDHETVTREQGLHKVRMGMHLMIREGSAWHDVKEVIKIVTEDKVKTANISLVTDDVSPQTLVEKGHLNHVVRRAIEEGVDPVTAIEMATINVARYFRLEQDLGSIAPGKCADIVLIDDLQKMEPSTVITDGTVIYEAGQLTVEFPTFVYPEHIRNSMHVKRALTPEDFRLASRSTVETTTVNVISIIENSARTAKMTAALPIRTGIIQPDIAQDIVRLACIDRHHGSGDISLAFAHGFQVKSGAVASTVAHDSHNLLVMGINEDDMAFAANELIRLGGGTIVVENGVVLAQVPLTIAGLMSEKTLPEVVAEVAQLDQAWKHIGCNINAPFMTFSLIALPVIPEIRISNRGLVDVTQFKLVDVELV, encoded by the coding sequence ATGACGTATACAACACAACGAAATAAGCTAACGGATGTAAGCCGCACCTTGGCCAAGGTGGCCTTGGGAGAATTGCCGGCTGACCTGGTGATCACGAACGGAACGCTCGTGAATGTGCACTCTGGCGAGCTCATCCCGCACATGGATGTCGCCATCTCGAGTGGTCGCATCGCCTACATCGGTCAGGCGCAGCATACGATTGGCGAGCAGACAAAGGTGATCGATGCCGCAGGCAAGTACATGACGCCCGGCTTATTGGACGGGCATATGCACGTGGAGAGCACGATGCTCTCCGTCACGGAGTTCGCGAAGGCAGGTCTCGCCAAAGGGACGACCGCGATCTTCATGGACCCGCACGAAATTGCCAACGTGTTTGGCGCGGAAGGTGTTCGCCTCATGCATGAAGAGGGGCAGGGGCTGCCGCTCAAGGTGTTTACGACTTTCCCATCCTGTGTGCCGGCAACGAGTGATTTGGAAGACGCGGGGGCGAGCCTGGAGGTAGCCGACATCGAAGCGGGCTTGCAATGGGACAATGTCAGCGGGCTCGGCGAAGTGATGAATTTCCCTGGCGTCGTATTCGGCGATCCGAAAATGTGCGGAGAAATCGCAGCGACGATCGCGAGCGGGAAGGCGGTTACAGGCCATTTTCCAAGTGAGGATGATCGCATGCTGCAGGCCTACCTCGCTTCTGGTGTAACGTCCGACCACGAAACGGTTACAAGGGAGCAAGGTCTGCATAAAGTTCGCATGGGCATGCACTTGATGATTCGTGAAGGGTCAGCTTGGCACGATGTGAAGGAAGTCATAAAGATTGTCACTGAGGATAAGGTCAAAACTGCGAATATTTCCCTCGTCACCGATGACGTTTCCCCGCAAACGCTGGTGGAGAAAGGACATCTAAACCATGTGGTGCGCCGCGCCATCGAGGAGGGGGTTGACCCCGTCACAGCGATCGAGATGGCGACCATTAACGTGGCCCGCTATTTCAGACTGGAGCAGGATCTTGGGAGCATCGCGCCAGGTAAATGTGCGGACATTGTGTTGATCGACGATTTGCAGAAGATGGAGCCGTCGACTGTTATCACAGATGGCACCGTAATTTACGAGGCAGGCCAGCTCACAGTGGAGTTCCCGACATTCGTTTACCCTGAGCACATCCGCAATTCCATGCACGTGAAGCGGGCTTTGACGCCTGAAGATTTCCGATTAGCGAGTCGCTCCACAGTAGAGACAACGACAGTGAACGTGATCAGCATCATTGAAAATAGCGCCAGAACGGCGAAAATGACTGCTGCACTTCCCATCCGCACAGGCATCATTCAACCCGATATCGCCCAGGATATCGTACGCCTGGCGTGCATCGATCGGCATCATGGCAGCGGCGATATTTCGTTGGCTTTCGCCCATGGCTTCCAAGTGAAGTCAGGTGCGGTTGCCTCGACGGTGGCGCACGACAGCCACAACTTGCTTGTGATGGGCATCAATGAGGATGACATGGCCTTCGCGGCAAATGAGCTGATCCGACTAGGCGGCGGAACGATCGTCGTTGAGAACGGCGTTGTGCTGGCGCAGGTGCCGCTCACCATCGCGGGCTTAATGTCAGAGAAAACATTGCCTGAAGTTGTAGCTGAAGTCGCCCAGCTGGATCAAGCCTGGAAGCACATTGGCTGCAACATTAACGCGCCGTTCATGACGTTCTCCCTAATTGCCTTGCCGGTCATCCCAGAAATTAGAATTTCTAACCGCGGACTGGTGGACGTGACGCAGTTCAAGCTCGTCGACGTAGAGTTAGTCTAG
- a CDS encoding YveK family protein — MEINLKEYFMLIKKRWWLIVLVVSVCTLLTTLYSRSNYVPIYQASTKLIVNKTSEQGQLGKEQIDFGAIGVNMSLINTYKEIIKTPAIMDKVVQRNPDLHVTTDQLISIVNVTNLNETQVMSVVVRHLSHERAVRIANAVSDVIQTEIPNIMKVDNITILNRAKVQDNPTPVNQKSNQYIILSFVGSLAATIGIILLLDALDDTLKTDEDIREIFELAPLAYVPKMKSSLLYAKRKRKVKNREEELAYAKTIY, encoded by the coding sequence ATGGAGATTAATTTGAAGGAATATTTCATGCTAATAAAAAAACGTTGGTGGCTGATCGTACTCGTTGTTAGTGTATGTACGCTGTTAACAACGCTCTACTCGCGCTCGAATTATGTTCCCATTTATCAAGCTTCAACGAAATTAATAGTTAATAAAACGTCTGAGCAGGGGCAGTTGGGCAAAGAACAAATTGACTTCGGTGCCATAGGCGTGAACATGTCGCTCATCAATACATATAAAGAAATTATTAAAACCCCAGCCATTATGGATAAAGTCGTGCAACGAAACCCCGATTTACACGTAACCACCGATCAACTAATATCAATCGTTAATGTCACCAATTTAAATGAAACGCAAGTCATGTCCGTCGTAGTAAGGCACCTATCACATGAAAGAGCTGTTCGGATTGCGAACGCTGTCTCCGATGTCATTCAAACCGAAATCCCCAACATTATGAAAGTCGACAACATTACGATTTTGAATCGAGCGAAGGTTCAGGACAACCCTACCCCCGTGAATCAGAAATCCAATCAATATATTATTCTCAGCTTCGTTGGGTCATTGGCTGCTACAATCGGTATCATTCTGTTATTAGATGCGTTAGATGATACGTTGAAAACGGACGAGGATATTCGAGAGATTTTCGAACTGGCGCCGCTAGCTTATGTGCCGAAAATGAAGAGCAGCCTGCTCTATGCGAAGCGAAAAAGAAAAGTGAAAAACAGGGAAGAGGAATTAGCTTATGCGAAGACCATCTACTAA
- a CDS encoding efflux RND transporter periplasmic adaptor subunit: protein MRQKRRKPQRRALKMVGILTLSVVILAGCSDTALENSNAKSVYNDQAMKSVKVFKVIKQKIGDPGERVAEVLSSAQFNVTAKASGEIEQILKKRGEMIREGEPILKLKSADVQAQRDAAATALKNVQDAMDKAKAKAKKESDIQKSEMNNSIQKMELGMTTLLRSYNKMKNDYDIGLATKAQLFQMETQLMNARLDLDQAKQRQSIYEPVDVAAEFETQLKGAQLALQQAEQTLQNLEVKATASGLLMDMPLDTGMSVQNGTQIATIQRLDPIKIKAQLSEEESKLASSKTAMNYLLPSSKTKFSGPISYLAKVVDPQTKAYEINLEVPNKDAALLPGMKIKLQLSDESDQIVLTVPTYSIVKEGDNAFVFVLSGDTVEKRSIKLGRLNESNQEVLTGLKEGDLVVKTNPSALMDKERVQMTAIEEQ, encoded by the coding sequence ATGAGACAAAAAAGACGAAAACCGCAAAGGCGAGCCTTAAAAATGGTCGGTATTTTGACACTTAGTGTGGTCATTCTTGCGGGTTGCTCCGATACAGCCCTCGAAAATTCCAATGCTAAGTCGGTCTATAATGATCAGGCTATGAAGAGTGTGAAAGTGTTCAAAGTCATTAAGCAAAAAATCGGTGATCCAGGGGAACGCGTGGCCGAAGTGCTGTCTTCCGCACAATTCAATGTCACGGCCAAGGCCAGCGGTGAAATTGAGCAAATTCTTAAGAAGCGCGGCGAAATGATTCGCGAGGGAGAACCGATCCTCAAATTGAAATCAGCCGATGTGCAAGCTCAGCGCGATGCGGCCGCGACGGCGCTGAAAAATGTGCAAGACGCCATGGATAAAGCCAAAGCGAAAGCCAAAAAGGAATCCGATATCCAAAAGTCCGAGATGAATAATTCGATACAGAAGATGGAATTAGGGATGACGACCCTTTTGCGCAGCTATAACAAAATGAAAAACGATTATGATATTGGCCTTGCAACCAAAGCGCAGCTGTTCCAAATGGAAACACAGCTGATGAACGCACGCTTAGATCTCGATCAAGCCAAACAGCGTCAGAGCATCTACGAACCCGTAGATGTTGCCGCGGAGTTCGAGACTCAGCTCAAAGGCGCGCAGCTAGCACTCCAACAAGCGGAACAAACGCTGCAAAACCTGGAAGTGAAAGCGACGGCTAGTGGTCTTTTGATGGACATGCCATTGGATACGGGAATGAGTGTACAAAATGGAACGCAAATTGCCACCATCCAAAGGCTCGATCCGATTAAAATTAAGGCGCAGCTCTCCGAAGAGGAGTCCAAGCTGGCTAGCAGTAAAACCGCGATGAACTATTTGCTGCCTAGCAGTAAAACAAAATTCAGCGGTCCGATCAGCTACTTGGCAAAGGTTGTTGATCCTCAAACCAAAGCGTATGAGATCAACCTGGAAGTGCCAAATAAAGATGCCGCCTTGCTGCCAGGCATGAAAATAAAGCTGCAGCTCTCCGACGAGAGCGATCAGATCGTGTTAACCGTCCCTACTTACAGTATCGTTAAAGAGGGCGATAATGCGTTCGTGTTCGTCCTTTCCGGCGATACGGTAGAGAAGCGCAGCATCAAGTTGGGCAGACTCAACGAGTCGAACCAAGAAGTGCTGACAGGGTTGAAAGAAGGGGATTTGGTTGTGAAAACGAATCCAAGTGCATTAATGGATAAAGAGCGAGTGCAAATGACGGCCATTGAAGAGCAATAA
- a CDS encoding polysaccharide lyase family 7 protein has protein sequence MKLNLKNWKPIHSIAILSLVVTSTFIFTGITSVQAAPITITNPGFESNATGWTKVGSVSISSSDTHTGGYSAKASAVGGEFKQAISGLTANTSYTLKAWIHGSGIIGANTYGGSEVSAGGNAATWTQYTVTFTTGASNTSAVIFARGTTSSDVRFDDFTLDSGAGTATPTPTASSSPSPSPTASPSPTPTPPANPTLPSDILYLKNWKITLPIPKQSGSTSPLEVLQPALDTYSIDPWFKVVHDADGDAVQFRANHGAVSTSGSNNPRSELREMKDNYTAGTTADQASWGTNDGKTHTMFIKQKVTHLTTIKPHTVVGQIHDAGDDVTVFRVEGNNPGGVSTTAKIYITDGDNTHGYLLDSNYTLGTVFTVKIIVANGVIHYEYNGQTVPYTQTKNTTGCFFKIGNYTQSNDSTAPGESPDAYAENLVYAYSVTHQ, from the coding sequence ATGAAATTGAATTTGAAAAACTGGAAGCCGATTCATTCCATTGCGATACTTTCCTTGGTTGTAACCTCAACCTTCATTTTCACAGGAATTACTTCTGTACAGGCTGCGCCGATTACAATTACAAATCCAGGCTTTGAAAGCAATGCAACTGGCTGGACCAAAGTTGGATCTGTTTCGATTTCTTCAAGCGATACACATACTGGTGGATATTCTGCAAAGGCTTCTGCAGTTGGAGGAGAGTTCAAACAAGCCATATCTGGTTTGACTGCGAATACGTCATATACCTTAAAGGCTTGGATACATGGCAGTGGTATTATTGGCGCCAATACGTATGGTGGCAGTGAAGTATCCGCAGGCGGTAATGCCGCCACATGGACACAATATACCGTTACCTTTACCACAGGAGCTTCGAATACGTCCGCTGTTATTTTTGCAAGAGGAACAACTTCTAGTGATGTCCGTTTCGATGACTTTACGCTGGATAGCGGTGCAGGGACAGCAACTCCGACGCCTACAGCAAGTAGTTCACCATCCCCTTCACCTACAGCTAGCCCTTCACCAACGCCAACGCCACCAGCTAATCCAACTCTGCCATCAGATATCCTATATTTGAAAAATTGGAAGATCACGCTTCCGATTCCTAAGCAGTCCGGCTCCACAAGCCCGCTTGAAGTGCTGCAACCTGCTTTAGATACATATTCCATAGATCCATGGTTTAAGGTTGTTCATGATGCAGATGGTGATGCCGTACAATTCCGTGCGAATCATGGCGCGGTGTCAACGTCAGGATCCAATAATCCGAGAAGTGAACTGCGTGAGATGAAGGATAATTACACGGCTGGAACTACAGCGGATCAAGCGTCCTGGGGCACGAATGATGGGAAAACACATACGATGTTTATTAAGCAAAAGGTGACGCATTTGACCACGATTAAGCCGCATACCGTCGTTGGACAAATCCATGATGCCGGTGATGATGTAACGGTGTTTCGTGTAGAAGGAAATAATCCAGGCGGTGTTTCGACGACTGCCAAAATTTATATCACAGATGGCGATAACACGCATGGGTATTTACTGGATAGCAATTATACGTTAGGTACAGTATTCACGGTTAAAATCATTGTAGCTAATGGTGTCATTCACTATGAGTATAATGGGCAGACTGTCCCATACACACAAACCAAAAATACAACAGGCTGTTTTTTCAAAATCGGAAATTACACACAATCCAATGACTCAACAGCACCTGGAGAAAGCCCGGATGCTTATGCCGAGAATTTGGTGTATGCGTATTCCGTTACACATCAATAA